The following coding sequences lie in one Anomaloglossus baeobatrachus isolate aAnoBae1 chromosome 7, aAnoBae1.hap1, whole genome shotgun sequence genomic window:
- the PRSS8 gene encoding prostasin — protein MERGVAIQRVILLLGAVNLALGQVANRIVGGEDGNIQQWPFLVSLRYQHEHVCGGSLLSPGYILTAAHCFPSGHQPDNYEVLVGTTSLSVTDSTAEIILVEAFTKNPAYTEGTYSWDIAVVKLKSPATLSAVVQPIRLPAANVQFPAGMSCKVMGWGHIRQSVPLPNPQNLQVGQVKIISRRMCNCLYDINPSPETLSSIQQDMICAGTVDGSVDACQGDSGGPLCCYTNNNWYQAGVVSWGDECGAENRPGVYIDTVPYIGWINSIVPDAQVDDFTIDQTPDPDIEGGCTGADGVFHPYNSVSMVLVTLAMLPVYWLTAYFLTEL, from the exons cCGTGAACTTGGCGCTCGGACAAG TGGCTAATCGCATTGTCGGAGGAGAGGATGGAAACATTCAGCAATGGCCGTTCCTGGTCAGCCTGCGGTATCAGCATGAGCACGTCTGCGGAGGATCCTTGCTGTCACCTGGCTACATCCTGaccgcggcacactgcttcccatc GGGACACCAACCTGATAATTACGAAGTCCTTGTTGGAACAACCTCGCTGTCTGTCACAGACTCCACTGCGGAAATAATCCTGGTGGAGGCCTTCACTAAGAACCCCGCGTACACTGAGGGTACTTATTCCTGGGATATTGCTGTGGTCAAACTAAAGAGTCCGGCAACTCTGAGTGCTGTTGTCCAGCCCATCCGCCTGCCCGCTGCCAACGTCCAGTTCCCGGCTGGTATGTCGTGCAAGGTCATGGGCTGGGGCCACATTAGACAATCTG TTCCTCTTCCAAACCCTCAGAATCTTCAGGTCGGGCAAGTGAAGATAATCAGTAGAAGGATGTGCAATTGTCTGTATGACATCAACCCCAGCCCCGAGACGCTGTCATCCATACAGCAGGACATGATCTGTGCCGGGACAGTCGATGGATCTGTCGATGCCTGTCAG ggTGACTCTGGGGGCCCTCTTTGCTGTTACACAAACAATAACTGGTACCAAGCCGGAGTGGTGAGCTGGGGCGATGAGTGTGGAGCGGAAAACCGGCCCGGCGTCTACATTGACACCGTTCCCTACATTGGTTGGATTAACAGCATAGTGCCGGACGCTCAGGTTGACGACTTCACCATTGACCAGACTCCAGATCCCGACATTGAGGGCGGCTGTACTGGAGCAGACGGCGTATTTCATCCTTATAACAGTGTATCGATGGTCCTGGTCACACTGGCCATGCTGCCGGTGTACTGGCTGACTGCCTACTTTCTGACTGAACTGTAG